A single window of Acidimicrobiales bacterium DNA harbors:
- a CDS encoding CTP synthase, which produces MAKFVFVTGGVSSSLGKGLTASSLGRLLKARGLRVTMCKLDPYINFDPGTMNPFEHGEVFVTDDGGETDLDLGHYERFIDENLLRACNATTGQIYSSVIQKERRGDYLGKTVQVIPHITDEIKDRVKRLATDDYDVVITEVGGTVGDIEIVPFLEAIRQFRREVGRENVCYVHLTLVPYLAPSGEQKTKPTQHSVTELRSRGIQPDVIVCRSDHPINESLKRKISLLCDVPMEAVVSAVDAQSIYEIPILLHEEGFDDMVLQTLGLDSGNLDLSSWEAFLQRVALATQTVRIGVIGKYVNLPDAYLSVAESLRHAGFHHGAAVDIRWIQAESVSAFALDELAELDAIVIPGGFGERGIEGKITAAAWARESGVPCLGLCLGLQVMVIEYARSVLGLAKANSSEFDEESPDPVIDLMDEQLDVTDVGGTMRLGAHVAKLRPGSQVAELYGEQTVTERHRHRYEVNNRYRQRLEEGGLRLSGLSPDDRLVEFVELPSHPFWLGTQAHPEFKSRPDRPHPLFRGLVGAALERARARNPHLFEIDLDAAG; this is translated from the coding sequence TTGGCGAAGTTCGTGTTCGTGACCGGCGGCGTGTCGAGCTCGCTCGGCAAGGGGCTCACCGCCTCGTCGCTCGGTCGGCTGCTCAAGGCCCGTGGGCTCCGGGTGACGATGTGCAAGCTCGACCCCTACATCAACTTCGACCCCGGCACGATGAACCCCTTCGAGCACGGTGAGGTCTTCGTCACCGACGACGGCGGGGAGACCGACCTCGACCTCGGCCACTACGAGCGCTTCATCGACGAGAACCTGCTGCGCGCGTGCAACGCGACGACCGGCCAGATCTACTCCTCGGTGATCCAAAAGGAGCGGCGCGGGGACTACCTCGGTAAGACCGTGCAGGTCATCCCGCACATCACCGACGAGATCAAAGACCGCGTGAAGCGCCTCGCGACCGACGACTACGACGTCGTGATCACCGAGGTCGGCGGCACCGTCGGCGACATCGAGATCGTCCCCTTCCTGGAGGCGATCCGCCAGTTCCGCCGCGAGGTCGGCCGCGAGAACGTCTGCTACGTGCACCTCACCCTCGTGCCCTACCTCGCCCCCTCGGGGGAGCAGAAGACCAAGCCGACCCAGCACTCGGTGACCGAGCTGCGCAGCCGCGGCATCCAGCCGGACGTGATCGTCTGCCGCAGCGACCACCCGATCAACGAGTCGCTGAAGCGCAAGATCTCCCTCCTCTGCGACGTCCCGATGGAGGCGGTCGTCTCCGCCGTCGACGCGCAGAGCATCTACGAGATCCCGATCCTCCTGCACGAGGAGGGCTTCGACGACATGGTGCTGCAGACCCTCGGCCTCGACAGCGGCAACCTCGACCTCTCCTCCTGGGAGGCCTTCCTGCAGCGCGTCGCGCTCGCCACCCAGACGGTGCGCATCGGCGTCATCGGAAAGTACGTGAACCTCCCCGACGCCTACCTCTCAGTCGCCGAGTCCCTCCGCCACGCCGGCTTCCACCACGGCGCGGCGGTGGACATCCGCTGGATCCAGGCCGAGTCGGTGAGCGCCTTCGCCCTCGACGAGCTCGCCGAGCTCGACGCGATCGTCATCCCCGGCGGCTTCGGCGAGCGGGGCATCGAGGGCAAGATCACCGCCGCCGCCTGGGCGCGCGAGTCCGGCGTCCCCTGCCTCGGCCTCTGCCTCGGGCTGCAGGTGATGGTCATCGAGTACGCCCGCTCTGTGCTCGGCCTCGCGAAGGCGAACTCGAGCGAGTTCGACGAGGAGAGTCCTGACCCGGTGATCGACCTCATGGACGAGCAGCTCGACGTGACCGACGTCGGGGGCACGATGCGCCTCGGCGCGCACGTCGCGAAACTGCGGCCGGGCTCCCAGGTCGCCGAGCTCTACGGCGAGCAGACCGTCACCGAGCGCCACCGCCACCGCTACGAGGTGAACAACCGCTACCGCCAGCGCCTCGAGGAGGGTGGGCTGCGCCTCTCGGGGCTCTCGCCCGACGACCGCCTCGTCGAGTTCGTCGAGCTGCCGAGCCACCCGTTCTGGCTCGGCACGCAGGCACACCCGGAGTTCAAGAGCCGCCCCGACCGGCCGCACCCCCTCTTCCGGGGGCTCGTCGGGGCCGCCCTCGAGCGGGCGCGGGCGCGCAATCCGCACCTGTTCGAGATCGACCTCGATGCCGCCGGCTGA
- a CDS encoding NUDIX hydrolase has translation MPPAEGDFRFVGERERFHGAFFNVVSATFLDPHGYTFEREIVRHPGAVVVVPIEDEHVLMVRQYRGAINRYVLELPAGKLDVPGEPKARAAARELAEEVGRVAEHLTELGSFHNSPGFTDERTTCFLAEGLTSVATDLQGIEEEHMHLEAVPLAEIDGLVARGELDDAKSMIALGLAARHLALRAG, from the coding sequence ATGCCGCCGGCTGAGGGCGACTTCCGCTTCGTCGGCGAGCGCGAGCGTTTCCACGGCGCCTTCTTCAACGTCGTCTCGGCGACCTTCCTCGACCCCCACGGCTACACCTTCGAGCGCGAGATCGTCCGCCACCCGGGCGCCGTCGTGGTCGTGCCCATCGAGGACGAGCACGTCCTCATGGTCCGCCAGTACCGGGGGGCGATCAACCGCTACGTCCTCGAACTGCCCGCCGGCAAGCTCGACGTCCCCGGTGAGCCGAAGGCCCGCGCCGCGGCGCGCGAGCTCGCCGAGGAGGTCGGCCGCGTCGCCGAGCACCTCACCGAGCTCGGCTCGTTCCACAACTCGCCGGGCTTCACCGACGAGCGCACCACCTGCTTCCTCGCCGAGGGGCTGACGAGCGTGGCCACCGACCTGCAGGGGATCGAGGAGGAGCACATGCACCTCGAGGCCGTCCCCCTCGCGGAGATCGACGGCCTCGTCGCGCGCGGCGAGCTCGACGACGCGAAGTCGATGATCGCCCTCGGCCTCGCCGCCCGCCACCTGGCGCTGCGCGCCGGCTGA
- a CDS encoding tyrosine recombinase encodes MASRRPLSTDAEEYLSYLAVERGRAPNTIAAYRRDLAGYEEFLSGRGLALAAVTPAVLDDYLAFLATTGLAPATRSRAAVAVRGLHAFCTEERGHAVDPGAEVRGPRVPASLPKALTEEEVLRLLGAVTGDEPVALRDRAVLELLYASGLRISELAGLSLGDLDLRAGLVRVLGKGSKERIVPVGRHAAAALSAWLSPRGRERLAPARWRQRGDAEALFLSTRGRRTSRQAVWTVVHHAALAAGLADRVTPHVLRHSFATHLLDHGADIRVVQELLGHASIATTQIYTKVSPERLRRAYLAAHPRATTPRRPAVKVASDDSARRDDGDLRRSGAAPGRR; translated from the coding sequence TTGGCGAGCCGCCGCCCGCTCAGCACCGACGCCGAGGAATACCTCTCCTACCTCGCCGTCGAGCGGGGGAGGGCGCCGAACACGATCGCCGCCTACCGCCGCGACCTCGCCGGCTACGAGGAGTTCCTCTCCGGGCGGGGCCTCGCGCTCGCGGCGGTGACCCCCGCGGTCCTCGACGACTACCTCGCCTTCCTCGCCACCACCGGCCTCGCCCCGGCGACGCGCTCGCGCGCCGCGGTCGCGGTGCGCGGCCTGCACGCCTTCTGCACCGAGGAGCGGGGCCACGCCGTCGACCCCGGCGCCGAAGTGCGCGGGCCGCGCGTCCCCGCCTCGCTCCCGAAGGCGCTCACCGAGGAGGAGGTCCTCCGCCTCCTCGGCGCGGTCACCGGCGACGAGCCGGTGGCGCTGCGCGACCGGGCGGTCCTCGAGCTCCTCTACGCGAGCGGGCTACGCATCTCCGAGCTCGCCGGCCTCTCCCTCGGCGACCTCGACCTGCGCGCCGGCCTCGTGCGCGTGCTCGGGAAGGGCTCCAAGGAGCGCATCGTCCCCGTCGGCCGCCACGCCGCGGCGGCGCTCTCGGCGTGGCTCTCGCCGCGGGGCCGCGAGCGCCTCGCCCCCGCCCGCTGGCGCCAGCGCGGCGACGCCGAGGCGCTCTTCTTGTCGACGCGCGGCCGGCGCACCAGCCGCCAGGCGGTGTGGACCGTCGTCCACCACGCGGCGCTCGCCGCCGGCCTCGCGGACCGGGTCACGCCGCACGTGCTGCGGCACAGCTTCGCGACCCACCTCCTCGACCACGGCGCGGACATCCGCGTCGTCCAGGAGCTCCTCGGCCACGCCTCGATCGCGACCACCCAGATCTACACCAAGGTCTCCCCCGAGCGGCTGCGGCGCGCCTACCTCGCGGCCCACCCGCGGGCGACGACCCCCCGCCGACCTGCCGTTAAGGTGGCCAGCGACGACTCGGCGAGGAGGGACGATGGGGATCTACGACGCTCCGGTGCGGCGCCTGGACGGCGCTGA
- a CDS encoding glutathione peroxidase: MGIYDAPVRRLDGAEASLHAYEGEVLLVVNVASACGFTPQYTGLQALESRYAGQGFEVLGFPCNQFGAQEPGSSEEIASFCETNYGVTFPMFEKVEVNGEGRTPLYALLTETPDGEGEAGDVSWNFEKFLVGRDGSVLGRYRSKTAPEDPALTGAIEAALGS, encoded by the coding sequence ATGGGGATCTACGACGCTCCGGTGCGGCGCCTGGACGGCGCTGAGGCCTCCCTCCACGCCTACGAGGGGGAGGTCCTCCTCGTCGTGAACGTCGCCTCGGCGTGCGGCTTCACCCCGCAGTACACGGGCCTGCAGGCCCTCGAGAGCCGCTACGCCGGGCAGGGCTTCGAGGTCCTCGGCTTCCCCTGCAACCAGTTCGGCGCGCAGGAGCCCGGCAGCAGCGAGGAGATCGCCAGCTTCTGTGAGACCAACTATGGGGTGACCTTCCCGATGTTCGAGAAGGTCGAGGTGAACGGCGAGGGGCGCACCCCGCTCTACGCGCTGCTCACCGAGACCCCCGACGGCGAGGGCGAGGCGGGCGACGTCTCGTGGAACTTCGAGAAGTTCCTCGTCGGCCGCGACGGCAGCGTCCTCGGCCGCTACCGCTCGAAGACCGCCCCCGAGGACCCCGCGCTCACCGGCGCCATCGAGGCCGCGCTCGGCAGCTGA
- a CDS encoding TraR/DksA C4-type zinc finger protein: MSEESTTLDYGALLAEERASLEHQLAELGFGTPGETGLDYDSNFADSSQVSAERGETEALVGELRKQLHDVERAQQRLAEGTYGSCEKCGRAIAPARLEAMPAVTTCIEHASSAR, encoded by the coding sequence ATGTCCGAAGAATCCACCACGCTCGACTACGGCGCGCTGCTCGCGGAGGAGCGCGCCTCGCTCGAGCACCAGCTCGCCGAGCTCGGCTTCGGCACGCCCGGCGAGACCGGCCTCGACTACGACTCGAACTTCGCCGACTCCTCGCAGGTGAGCGCGGAGCGCGGCGAGACCGAGGCGCTCGTCGGCGAGCTGCGCAAGCAGCTGCACGACGTGGAGCGCGCCCAGCAGCGCCTCGCGGAGGGGACCTACGGCTCGTGCGAGAAGTGCGGCCGAGCGATCGCCCCGGCGCGCCTCGAGGCGATGCCCGCCGTCACGACCTGCATCGAACACGCCTCGAGCGCCCGCTAG
- a CDS encoding site-2 protease family protein has translation MTLNAEARRRRFHQYGPWALVIGVAVIALLVQAVRRHAIHASYVYYFLVLVPSIVLHEVSHGFVANLFGDDTAKRAGRLTLNPLRHIDPVGTIVLPALLLFFGAPAFGWAKPVPVSVNRLRHPRNQSVLVSLAGPATNLVIAAAAGFALMLTTHSGATLGPSLSVPFQLLFLLGVANVIVAIFNLIPIPPLDGSAVIERFLPASALPRYYQLRQLSMVLILLLVFFGGGFLNSLFDHALTTWQRIWLPNY, from the coding sequence GTGACACTCAACGCGGAGGCGCGCCGGCGACGCTTCCACCAGTACGGCCCGTGGGCGCTCGTCATCGGCGTGGCGGTGATCGCGCTCCTCGTGCAGGCGGTGCGCCGCCACGCGATCCACGCCAGCTACGTCTACTACTTCCTCGTCCTCGTCCCCTCGATCGTGCTGCACGAGGTGAGCCACGGCTTCGTCGCCAACCTCTTCGGCGACGACACCGCGAAGCGGGCGGGGCGCCTCACGCTGAACCCGCTGCGCCACATCGACCCGGTGGGGACGATCGTGCTGCCGGCGCTGCTGTTGTTCTTCGGCGCCCCCGCCTTCGGCTGGGCGAAGCCGGTGCCGGTCTCGGTGAACCGCCTCCGCCACCCCCGCAACCAGTCGGTGCTCGTCAGCCTCGCCGGCCCGGCGACCAACCTCGTGATCGCTGCGGCCGCGGGCTTCGCGCTGATGCTCACGACGCACAGCGGCGCGACGCTCGGCCCTTCGCTGTCGGTCCCCTTTCAGCTGCTCTTCCTGCTCGGGGTGGCCAACGTCATCGTCGCGATCTTCAACCTCATCCCGATCCCGCCGCTCGACGGCTCGGCGGTGATCGAGCGCTTCCTGCCGGCGAGCGCGCTGCCCCGCTACTACCAGCTGCGCCAGCTCTCGATGGTGTTGATCCTGCTGTTGGTCTTCTTCGGGGGCGGTTTCCTCAATAGTCTCTTCGACCATGCCCTCACTACCTGGCAGCGCATCTGGCTCCCGAACTACTGA
- the tcuA gene encoding FAD-dependent tricarballylate dehydrogenase TcuA, with the protein MLSAAAAAPPELAGTFDVVVIGGGNAALVAAMSARHHAGRVLLLERSGEQMRGGNTRHTRNVRCVHPVADAYNTGSYLYEELWDDLCHVGSGPSNEALASLTVRESESVPAWMSHHGIRWQTPLSGTLHLGRTNRFFLGGGKALLNSYYATAAKMGVTVSYDTLVEELVERDGGVGALVCSRGGERFEVAARAVVCAAGGFEANIDWLARYWGDAAYNYVIRGPETNDGRILECLYGLGADKAGEERGFHAVAVDARSPRYDGGIATRLDSIPFSVVVNRHGLRFYDEGEELWPKRYAIWGRNIAEQDAQIAYSLWDEKVNRNFLPPMYGSYRADTLEELAGQLGLDAARVAETVASYNAAVVPGGTFDMTLLDDCHTEGLTPEKSHWAQRIDTPPYYGIAMVPGITFTYLGVAVDADARVRKGDGSVFSNVFAAGEIMSGNVLSSGYLAGFGLTIGSVWGRIAGTSAARAAA; encoded by the coding sequence GTGCTGAGCGCCGCGGCCGCGGCGCCCCCCGAGCTCGCGGGGACCTTCGACGTCGTGGTGATCGGCGGCGGCAACGCCGCCCTCGTCGCCGCGATGTCGGCCCGCCACCACGCCGGGAGGGTGCTCCTCCTCGAGCGCTCCGGCGAGCAGATGCGCGGCGGGAACACCCGCCACACCCGCAACGTGCGCTGCGTGCACCCCGTCGCGGACGCCTACAACACCGGCAGCTACCTCTACGAGGAGCTGTGGGACGACCTCTGCCACGTCGGGAGCGGCCCCTCCAACGAGGCGCTGGCGAGCCTCACGGTGCGCGAGTCCGAGAGCGTGCCGGCATGGATGAGCCATCACGGCATCCGCTGGCAGACGCCCCTGTCCGGGACGCTGCACCTCGGGCGCACCAACCGCTTCTTCCTGGGCGGCGGCAAGGCACTCCTCAACTCCTACTACGCGACCGCCGCGAAGATGGGCGTCACCGTCAGCTACGACACCCTCGTCGAGGAGCTCGTCGAGCGCGACGGGGGAGTGGGGGCGCTCGTCTGCAGCCGCGGCGGGGAGCGCTTCGAGGTCGCCGCCAGGGCCGTCGTCTGCGCCGCGGGCGGCTTCGAGGCGAACATCGACTGGCTCGCCCGCTACTGGGGCGACGCCGCCTACAACTACGTGATCCGCGGCCCGGAGACCAACGACGGCAGGATCCTCGAGTGCCTCTACGGCCTCGGCGCAGACAAGGCCGGCGAGGAGAGGGGCTTCCACGCCGTCGCCGTCGACGCCCGCTCGCCGCGCTACGACGGCGGCATCGCGACGCGCCTCGACTCGATCCCCTTCAGCGTCGTCGTCAACCGCCACGGGCTGCGCTTCTACGACGAGGGCGAGGAGCTGTGGCCGAAGCGCTACGCGATCTGGGGGCGCAACATCGCCGAGCAGGACGCGCAGATCGCCTACTCGCTGTGGGACGAGAAGGTGAACCGCAACTTCTTGCCCCCGATGTACGGCTCCTACCGCGCCGACACCCTCGAGGAGCTCGCCGGACAGCTCGGCCTCGACGCGGCGCGCGTCGCCGAGACCGTCGCCTCCTACAACGCCGCGGTCGTCCCCGGCGGCACCTTCGACATGACCCTCCTCGACGACTGCCACACCGAGGGGCTCACCCCCGAGAAGAGCCACTGGGCGCAGCGCATCGACACGCCCCCCTACTACGGGATCGCGATGGTCCCGGGCATCACCTTCACCTACCTGGGCGTCGCCGTCGACGCCGACGCCCGCGTCCGCAAGGGCGACGGGAGCGTCTTTTCGAACGTCTTCGCGGCGGGGGAGATCATGTCCGGCAACGTCTTGTCCTCGGGCTACCTCGCCGGCTTCGGCCTCACGATCGGCAGCGTCTGGGGGCGCATCGCCGGCACGAGCGCGGCGCGGGCGGCGGCGTGA
- the tcuB gene encoding tricarballylate utilization 4Fe-4S protein TcuB: MTFADEARRQLDICNACRFCEGYCAVYPALERRINLTDGDLTQLANLCHDCRACYYACMYAPPHEFALNPPRLLAELRRESFSELIPLARLGGRGRPLAVVVAVTAALVGVLAGSGRFGALTASHPSAASPYSLVPFAALDALGIASALVALLVFALGARNYLRHVGPPPPGARPLAALARAAHDALTLRWLRSAGVECTYPSAEGSPARRRAHGLLAGGFVLALAATVVAAIDEDLLSSPPPYGLLQAPVVLGFLGGVAMLAGGLALLALKRRADPAPADAPTLAADHALLGTLLVLALTGLATLLARRSPAYGVLLAVHLDAVFSAFVLAPFSKFAHVVYRFAALVRDEEERALEAH, from the coding sequence GTGACCTTCGCCGACGAGGCCCGCCGCCAGCTCGACATCTGCAACGCCTGCCGCTTCTGCGAGGGCTACTGCGCCGTCTACCCCGCGCTCGAGCGCCGCATCAACCTCACCGACGGCGACCTCACCCAGCTCGCCAACCTCTGCCACGACTGCCGCGCCTGCTACTACGCGTGCATGTACGCGCCGCCGCACGAGTTCGCGCTCAACCCGCCGCGGCTCCTCGCCGAGCTGCGCCGCGAGAGCTTTTCCGAGCTCATCCCCCTCGCCCGCCTCGGCGGGCGTGGCCGCCCGCTCGCCGTTGTCGTCGCGGTGACCGCCGCGCTCGTCGGCGTGCTCGCCGGGAGCGGGCGCTTCGGGGCGCTCACCGCCTCGCACCCGAGTGCGGCCTCGCCCTACTCGCTCGTCCCCTTCGCCGCCCTCGACGCCCTCGGCATCGCGAGCGCGCTCGTCGCGCTCCTCGTCTTCGCGCTCGGCGCCCGCAACTACCTCCGCCACGTCGGCCCGCCTCCCCCCGGGGCGCGGCCCCTCGCGGCGCTCGCCCGCGCCGCCCACGACGCGCTGACGCTGCGCTGGTTGCGCAGCGCCGGGGTCGAGTGCACCTACCCGAGCGCCGAGGGCTCGCCGGCGCGCCGGCGCGCGCACGGCCTGTTGGCGGGCGGCTTCGTCCTCGCGCTCGCGGCCACCGTCGTCGCGGCGATCGACGAGGACCTGCTGTCGAGCCCCCCTCCCTACGGCCTCCTGCAGGCGCCGGTCGTCCTCGGCTTCCTCGGCGGGGTGGCGATGCTCGCCGGCGGCCTCGCGCTGCTCGCGCTGAAGCGCCGCGCCGACCCCGCCCCCGCCGACGCCCCGACGCTCGCCGCCGACCACGCCCTCCTCGGCACGCTCCTCGTGCTCGCCCTCACCGGCCTCGCGACCCTCCTCGCGCGCCGCAGCCCCGCCTACGGGGTGCTCCTGGCGGTGCACCTCGACGCCGTCTTCAGCGCCTTCGTGCTCGCCCCCTTCTCGAAGTTCGCGCACGTCGTCTACCGCTTCGCGGCGCTCGTGCGCGACGAGGAGGAGCGCGCCCTCGAGGCGCACTGA
- a CDS encoding amidase, which yields MELSATQLARAYAAGDRSPVDVLEECLATVAARDPELNAFCLLDPEGAGEAAAASAARYAARRPLGPLDGVPVAVKDLVLTAGWPTRRGSRLVDPDQPWRDDAPAVERLRAGGAVLLGKTTTPEFGWKAVTDSPLTGVTRNPLDPTRTAGGSSGGSAAAVGAKMVPLALGTDGAGSIRIPASFCGTVGVKPTHGVVPAWPPSPFGPVAHLGPIANTVADARAMLEVLRGQHWRDPASAGQAPWPGEQSVTGLRVAYSPGFAGAAPTAAVEEATARSVRHLEQLGAVVHEVGTVVAPTAALIGGLFAAGAAQLLGGLDAARRGELDPGFLALALSGAGLSASDYLELQRERQEVAIALGALFLECDLVVTPTLPIVAFAAGRDVPEGWPTGDWTTWTPCTHPFNLSQQPALTLPCGSEGGLPVGVQLAAARFDDARLLGAAAALEQALSAA from the coding sequence ATGGAGCTCAGCGCGACCCAGCTGGCGCGGGCGTACGCGGCGGGCGACCGCTCGCCGGTCGACGTCCTCGAGGAGTGCCTCGCCACCGTGGCGGCGCGCGACCCGGAGCTGAACGCCTTCTGCCTCCTCGATCCCGAGGGCGCCGGCGAGGCCGCCGCGGCCTCCGCCGCCCGCTACGCCGCCCGCCGCCCGCTCGGCCCCCTCGACGGCGTGCCCGTCGCGGTGAAGGACCTCGTGCTCACCGCCGGCTGGCCGACGCGGCGCGGCTCGCGCCTCGTCGACCCCGACCAGCCCTGGCGGGACGACGCGCCGGCCGTCGAGCGGCTGCGCGCCGGCGGTGCGGTCCTCCTCGGTAAGACGACGACCCCCGAGTTCGGCTGGAAGGCGGTGACCGACAGTCCGCTCACCGGGGTGACCCGCAACCCCCTCGACCCGACGCGCACCGCCGGGGGCTCGAGCGGCGGCAGCGCCGCGGCGGTCGGAGCGAAGATGGTGCCGCTCGCCCTCGGCACCGACGGTGCCGGCTCGATCCGCATCCCCGCCAGCTTCTGCGGGACCGTCGGGGTGAAGCCGACGCACGGAGTGGTGCCGGCCTGGCCACCCAGCCCCTTCGGCCCCGTCGCCCACCTCGGGCCGATCGCCAACACCGTCGCCGACGCGCGGGCGATGCTCGAGGTGCTGCGCGGCCAGCACTGGCGCGACCCGGCGAGCGCCGGGCAGGCCCCCTGGCCGGGCGAGCAGTCCGTCACCGGGCTGCGCGTCGCCTACAGCCCGGGCTTCGCCGGCGCGGCGCCGACGGCCGCGGTGGAGGAGGCGACGGCCCGCTCGGTCCGCCACCTCGAGCAGCTCGGCGCCGTGGTGCACGAGGTGGGCACGGTGGTCGCCCCCACCGCGGCGCTCATCGGGGGCCTCTTCGCGGCGGGCGCCGCGCAGCTGCTCGGCGGCCTCGACGCGGCGCGCCGGGGCGAGCTCGACCCGGGCTTCCTCGCCCTCGCGCTCTCGGGCGCCGGGCTCAGCGCGAGCGACTACCTCGAGCTGCAGCGCGAGCGCCAGGAGGTGGCGATCGCGCTCGGCGCGCTCTTCTTGGAGTGCGACCTCGTCGTCACGCCGACGCTGCCGATCGTCGCCTTCGCCGCCGGCCGGGACGTGCCGGAGGGGTGGCCGACGGGCGACTGGACGACCTGGACGCCCTGCACGCACCCCTTCAACCTCTCCCAGCAGCCGGCGCTCACCCTCCCCTGCGGGAGCGAGGGCGGCCTCCCCGTCGGGGTGCAGCTCGCCGCGGCGCGCTTCGACGACGCCCGCCTCCTCGGCGCCGCCGCCGCCCTCGAGCAGGCGCTCTCGGCCGCCTGA